The following proteins are co-located in the Candidatus Dormiibacterota bacterium genome:
- a CDS encoding penicillin-binding protein 2 — translation MHKRAFSRVAPLRAKLFFYFCFVVGLYLVWRLYDVQVLRGPVYARDALNQRTRLITIAGHRGSILDRDGSELVRSLPSESIYVDPHDVTDVGETVARLDAVVGPLGAQTLALLHDPRAQFVYIARKVPHETAVRVAALNLPGVGIEQEVTGRRIDTVGRLASTIVGYVGTDENGLAGVEYSYDDVLRGIFGKVLVQEDDLGRPIPVAREDVVKPPKDGLSVELTLDSYLQFVAQEALAQQVRRFHATDATAIVMNPWTGEVLAMANVPDYDPNHWERFPTRDQRDRAVMDAYEPGSTYKLVTAAAALSSGKVTLQSHFPAHDEITVGGWTIHNAEDGFMPNQGGSETLEQIVEYSHNVGAAEVGMRIGAGTFYAMERRAGFGEPTGVGLAGENPGIVPPPAQWSAPSLATMSFGQGVAVTPLALTRYYCAIANGGELMRPLLVRAYVNGSGTVVRRFEPQVVRRVFSPEVAAELRTFLRQVVLHGTGDPTAQIPGYATAGKTGTAQIVENGTYEPGAYSASFMGMIPYDHPRYVIFVKIDRPEGSYYGSVVAAPVFVRIARAAMLRDGIAPAPSTLARP, via the coding sequence ATGCACAAGAGAGCGTTTTCCCGCGTCGCACCGCTGCGTGCAAAGCTCTTCTTCTATTTTTGCTTCGTCGTCGGCCTCTATCTCGTCTGGAGGCTCTACGACGTGCAAGTCCTGCGCGGCCCGGTCTACGCGCGGGATGCGCTCAACCAGCGCACGCGATTGATCACGATCGCCGGTCATCGCGGCTCGATTTTGGATCGCGACGGGAGCGAGCTCGTACGCTCGTTGCCGTCGGAGTCGATTTACGTCGATCCACACGACGTGACAGACGTCGGGGAGACCGTCGCGCGCCTGGATGCCGTCGTCGGGCCGCTCGGTGCGCAGACGCTCGCACTCCTGCACGATCCGCGCGCGCAGTTCGTCTATATCGCGCGTAAAGTGCCGCACGAAACCGCGGTACGGGTGGCGGCGCTCAACCTTCCAGGCGTCGGCATCGAGCAGGAGGTCACCGGGAGGCGCATCGACACGGTCGGACGGCTTGCTTCGACGATCGTCGGGTACGTCGGCACCGACGAGAACGGACTCGCGGGCGTCGAGTACTCGTACGACGACGTTCTGCGTGGCATCTTCGGCAAGGTGCTCGTGCAGGAGGACGATTTGGGCCGGCCGATTCCTGTGGCGCGCGAGGACGTCGTGAAGCCGCCGAAGGATGGGCTCTCGGTCGAGCTGACGCTCGACTCGTATCTACAGTTCGTCGCGCAGGAAGCGCTGGCGCAGCAAGTGCGGCGCTTTCACGCCACCGACGCGACGGCGATCGTCATGAACCCGTGGACCGGCGAGGTGCTGGCGATGGCCAACGTGCCGGACTACGACCCCAACCATTGGGAACGCTTTCCCACACGCGATCAGCGAGACCGCGCGGTGATGGACGCGTACGAGCCCGGCTCGACGTACAAGCTCGTGACCGCTGCCGCGGCGCTCTCGTCGGGCAAGGTGACGCTGCAGTCGCACTTTCCCGCCCACGACGAGATCACGGTAGGTGGCTGGACGATTCACAACGCCGAGGACGGCTTCATGCCCAATCAGGGCGGAAGCGAGACGCTCGAGCAGATCGTAGAGTACTCGCACAACGTCGGCGCAGCCGAGGTGGGGATGCGCATCGGCGCAGGTACGTTCTACGCGATGGAACGGCGTGCGGGCTTCGGAGAGCCGACCGGGGTTGGCTTGGCGGGTGAGAACCCCGGCATCGTTCCGCCGCCGGCACAGTGGAGCGCGCCGTCGCTGGCGACGATGAGCTTCGGGCAGGGCGTGGCGGTGACGCCGCTGGCGCTGACGCGCTACTACTGCGCGATCGCTAACGGCGGGGAGCTGATGCGGCCGCTTTTGGTGCGGGCGTACGTGAACGGGTCGGGGACGGTGGTGCGGCGGTTCGAGCCGCAGGTGGTGCGGCGGGTCTTTTCGCCGGAGGTCGCAGCGGAGCTGCGGACGTTCTTGCGGCAAGTGGTGCTGCACGGGACGGGTGACCCGACGGCGCAGATTCCCGGCTACGCGACCGCCGGCAAGACCGGAACCGCGCAGATCGTCGAGAATGGCACGTACGAGCCGGGAGCGTACTCGGCCTCGTTCATGGGCATGATTCCGTACGACCATCCGCGGTACGTTATCTTCGTGAAGATCGATCGCCCCGAGGGCTCCTATTACGGCAGCGTCGTGGCGGCGCCGGTCTTCGTGCGGATCGCGCGCGCAGCCATGCTGCGCGACGGGATCGCGCCGGCGCCTTCAACGCTCGCGCGACCGTGA
- a CDS encoding UDP-N-acetylmuramoyl-L-alanyl-D-glutamate--2,6-diaminopimelate ligase has translation MSTPGRSVALAALLQRLPGATLAGDARTRIDAIAADSRDVRPGSLFVALRGEHADGHDFITQAIDAGAAAVVVERELAASPTAAVRVESTRRALSAMAAAFYGDPSQKLAVVGVTGTNGKTTTTRMLAAIANAAGMPCGVIGTIGAEFAERSWKLAHTTPFPQELHALLAEMADAGARAIAMEVSSHALALERVHDVRFACGVLTNVTRDHLDFHGTQEAYAQAKRRLFALARTAALNADDAFGARWSSELRGSVPLLTYSLRGEADLVARDVEVRADGSSFMLDGVQISLALPARFNVANALAAIAAARLLGIDDVTSAAALRTLVRVPGRMERVGAGDVEVVVDYAHTPDALEQALCALREIARGRLAVVFGCGGDRDRGKRPEMGAIAARYADRIYVTSDNPRSEDPAAIARDIAAGVGEHPYVLELDRRAAIERAVLEAQPRDTVLVAGKGHEAYQIAGDRVVPFDDVAVAREALAKRAP, from the coding sequence GTGAGCACGCCCGGCAGGAGCGTCGCACTCGCGGCGTTGCTGCAGCGCCTTCCGGGAGCGACGCTGGCCGGCGATGCGCGGACGCGCATCGATGCCATCGCCGCCGATTCACGCGACGTCCGTCCGGGCTCGCTCTTCGTCGCGCTGCGCGGCGAGCACGCCGACGGTCACGACTTCATTACGCAAGCGATTGACGCGGGCGCCGCCGCTGTTGTCGTGGAGCGCGAGCTCGCCGCGTCGCCGACCGCAGCGGTTCGCGTCGAGAGCACGCGCCGCGCGCTCTCGGCGATGGCGGCCGCGTTCTACGGCGATCCGTCGCAGAAGCTCGCGGTCGTGGGGGTTACGGGAACCAACGGAAAGACGACGACGACGCGCATGCTCGCGGCGATCGCGAACGCCGCGGGCATGCCGTGCGGCGTCATCGGAACCATCGGCGCCGAGTTCGCCGAGCGCTCTTGGAAGCTCGCGCATACGACCCCGTTTCCGCAGGAGCTGCACGCGCTGCTTGCCGAGATGGCGGATGCCGGTGCGCGTGCGATCGCCATGGAGGTCAGCAGCCACGCGCTCGCGCTCGAGCGCGTGCACGACGTGCGGTTCGCGTGCGGCGTGCTCACCAACGTGACGCGCGACCATCTCGACTTTCACGGAACGCAGGAAGCGTACGCGCAGGCGAAGCGCCGCCTCTTCGCGCTGGCGCGCACCGCAGCGCTCAACGCCGACGACGCCTTCGGCGCGCGTTGGTCCTCCGAACTGCGCGGCTCGGTTCCGCTGCTCACGTACTCGCTTCGCGGCGAGGCGGATCTGGTTGCGCGCGACGTCGAGGTGCGCGCCGACGGCAGCAGCTTCATGCTCGACGGCGTGCAGATCTCGCTGGCGCTGCCGGCGCGCTTCAACGTCGCAAACGCGCTTGCCGCAATCGCCGCGGCGCGGTTGCTCGGCATCGATGACGTAACGAGCGCTGCGGCGCTGCGAACGCTCGTGCGCGTTCCGGGACGGATGGAACGCGTCGGAGCAGGCGACGTCGAGGTGGTCGTCGATTACGCGCACACCCCGGACGCTCTCGAGCAAGCGCTCTGCGCTCTGCGGGAGATCGCGCGCGGGCGTCTAGCGGTTGTCTTCGGTTGCGGCGGAGATCGCGATCGTGGGAAGCGACCGGAGATGGGTGCGATTGCGGCGCGCTACGCCGATCGCATCTACGTGACGAGCGACAACCCGCGAAGCGAGGATCCGGCGGCGATTGCGCGCGACATCGCTGCGGGCGTCGGGGAGCATCCATACGTGCTGGAGCTGGACCGGCGCGCTGCGATCGAGCGTGCCGTGCTCGAAGCGCAACCCCGCGATACCGTGCTCGTCGCGGGCAAAGGGCACGAGGCTTATCAGATCGCCGGCGATCGCGTCGTACCCTTCGACGATGTCGCAGTTGCGCGCGAAGCGCTCGCGAAGCGAGCCCCGTGA